The Puntigrus tetrazona isolate hp1 chromosome 3, ASM1883169v1, whole genome shotgun sequence genome contains a region encoding:
- the LOC122341034 gene encoding erythroid membrane-associated protein-like, whose amino-acid sequence MKNNKSRVGTLRKQAPDYPYSRIAALTCLPTNKTRMALKYSRTYKVNVILDADTAHPRLTVSDDGKQVKDGRNRIKVVNGGKDRFDQNLGVLGKDGFSSGCFYFEVQVKEQTEWDLGVTRESVDKSTMYMSPDDGYWIVGRRNEKYQACDSSDYSISLSVKPQRVGVFVDYEKGLVFFYDVESSSYIYSYTNQSFNEKLYPFVCLGYQWNENATPLIICEDY is encoded by the exons atgaaGAATAACAAATCGCGGGTAGGAACACTAAGGAAGCAAGCCCCTGACTACCCCTATTCTCGGATtgcagctcttacctgtctgccgacaaacaaaaccagaatgG CTCTCAAATATTCAAGAACatataagg TGAATGTGATTCTGGATGCTGATACGGCTCATCCACGTCTCACTGTGTCTGATGATGGGAAACAAGTGAAAGATGGAAGGAATCGAATAAAAGTAGTAAATGGAGGAAAAGACAGATTTGATCAAAATCTCGGTGTTCTTGGGAAGGATGGATTCTCCTCGGGGTGTTTCTACTTTGAGGTGCAGGTGAAGGAACAAACTGAGTGGGATTTAGGAGTGACCAGAGAATCTGTGGACAAGAGCACAATGTATATGAGTCCTGATGATGGATACTGGATCGTGGGACGGAGAAATGAGAAATATCAAGCTTGTGATTCTTCTGATTACTCTATTTCTCTGAGTGTAAAGCCCCAGAGGGTCGGTGTTTTTGTGGATTATGAGAAGGGTCTCGTCTTTTTTTATGATGTGGAGTCCAGCTCTTATATCTACTCTTACACTAATCAGTCTTTTAATGAGAAACTCTAtccatttgtttgtttggggtATCAGTGGAATGAAAACGCCACACCACTGATCATCTGTGAAGATTATTAA